Below is a window of Escherichia coli DSM 30083 = JCM 1649 = ATCC 11775 DNA.
CCTCGCCACTGGTGAGCTGGCGTGGCAGTTTGACCTTGGGCGCTGCATCTTCTGTGGGCGCTGCGAAGAAGTCTGCCCGACAGCGGCGATCAAACTGTCGCAAGAGTACGAACTGGCGGTGTGGAAGAAAGAAGATTTCCTGCAACAGTCCCGCTTCGCGCTGTGCAACTGCCGCGTCTGCAATCGTCCTTTCGCCGTCCAGAAAGAGATCGACTACGCCATTGCGCTGCTTAAGCACAACGGTGACAGCCGCGCGGAAAACCACCGCGAAAGCTTTGAGACTTGCCCGGAATGTAAGCGCCAGAAATGCCTGGTGCCGTCCGACCGTATTGAACTGACTCGCCATATGA
It encodes the following:
- the hycF gene encoding formate hydrogenlyase subunit HycF, whose protein sequence is MFTFIKKVIKTGTATSSYPLEPIAVDKNFRGKPEQNPQQCIGCAACVNACPSNALTVETDLATGELAWQFDLGRCIFCGRCEEVCPTAAIKLSQEYELAVWKKEDFLQQSRFALCNCRVCNRPFAVQKEIDYAIALLKHNGDSRAENHRESFETCPECKRQKCLVPSDRIELTRHMKEAI